In Scleropages formosus chromosome 20, fSclFor1.1, whole genome shotgun sequence, a single window of DNA contains:
- the LOC114909215 gene encoding mucin-2-like: MTTTPTTTSETTTEPPTSTTLTTTSETTTEPPTSTILTTTSETTSEPPTTTTPTSTSESTTEPTTTTTPTTTSETTTEPTTTTPPTTTSETTTEPPTTITPTTTSETTTEPTTTTTPTTMSETTTEPPTTTTLTTTSETTTEPPTTITPTTTLETTTEPTTTTTLTTTSETTTEPPTTITPSTTLETTTEPPTTITPSTTLENTTKPPTTTTPTTTSESTTEPTATTTPTTTSETTTEPTTTTTPTTTSETTTEPPTTITSTLETTIEPEMTTTPTTMSETTTEPPTTTTLTTTSETTTEPPTTITPTTTSETTTEPPTTTPPTTTSETTTEPTTTITPTTTLETTSEPPTTTTPTSTSESTTEPTTTTTPTTTSETTTEPPTSTTLTTTLESTTEPPTTATPTTTSETTTEPTTTTPPTTTSETTSEPPTTTTPTSTSESTTEPTTTTPPTTTSETTTEPPTTTPPTTTSETTTEPITTTTLTTTSETTTEPPTTITPTTTSETTTEPTTTITPTTTLETTTEPTTTTTLTTTSETTTEPPTTITPSTTSETTTEPPTSTILTTTSETTSEPPTTTTPTSTSESTTEPTTTTTPTTTSETTTEPTTTTLTTTSETTTEPPTTITPTTTSETTTEPTTTTTPTTMSETTTEPPTTTTLTTTSETTIEPPTTITPSTTLETTTKPPTTTTPTTTSETTTEPTTTTPPTTTSETTSEPPTTTTPTTTSETTTEPPTTITSTLETTIEPEMTTTPTTMSETTTEPPTTTTLTTTSETTTEPPTTITPTTTLETTTEPTTTTPPTTTSETTSEPPTTTTPTSTSESTTEPTTTTTPTTTSETTSEPLATTTPTTTSESTTEPTTTTTLTTTSETTTEPPTTITPSTTSEATTNEPPTTTTPTSTSESTTEPTTTTTPTTTSETTTTTTSETTTEPPTTTTLTTTSETTTEPPTTITPTTTSETTTEPTTTTTPTTMSETTTEPPTTTTLTTTSETTTEPPTTITPTTTLETTTEPTTTTTLTTTSETTTEPPTTITPSTTLETTTEPPTTTTPTTTSETTTEPTTTTPPTTTSETTSEPPATTTPTTTSESTTEPTTTTTLTTTSETTTEPPTTITPTTTLETTTEPTTTTTPPTTTSETTSEPPTTTTPTSTSESTTEPTTTTTPTTTSETTSEPLATTTPTTTSESTSEPTTTTTLTTTSETTTEPPTTITPSTTSEATTEPPTTTTLTTTSETTTEPTTTTPPTTTSETTTEPPTTTTLTTTSETTTEPPTTITPTTTSETTTEPTTTTTPTTMSETTTEPPTTTTLTTTSETTTEPPTTITPTTTLETTTEPTTTTTLTTTSETTTEPPTTITPSTTLETTTEPPTTTTPTTTSETTTEPTTTTPPTTTSETTSEPPATTTPTTTSESTTEPTTTTTLTTTSETTTEPPTTITPTTTLETTTEPTTTTTTLTTTSETTTEPPTTTTLTTTSETTTEPPTTTTPTSTSESTTEPTTTTTPTTTSETTSEPLATTTPTTTSESTTEPTTTTTPTSTSETTTEPTTTTTLTTTSETTTEPPTTITPSTTSEATTEPPTTTTLTTTSETTTEPPTTTTLTTTSETTTEPPTTITPTTTSETTTEPTTTTTPTTMSETTTEPTTTTPLTTTSETTTEPPTTITPSTTSETTTEPPTTTTPTTTSETTSEPPTTTTPTSTSETTSEPPTTTTPTSTLESTTEPTTTTTPTTTSETTSEPLATTTPTTTSESTTEPTTTTTPTSTSETTTEPPTSTILTTTSETTTEPPTTTTPTTTSETTTEPPTTTPPTTTSETTSEPPPTTTPTTTSESTTEPTTTTTPTSTSETTTEPPTSTILTTTLETTTEPPTTTTLTTTSETTTEPPTTTTLTTTSETTTEPPTTITPTTTLETTTEPPTTTTLTTTSETTTEPPTSTPPTTTSETTSEPPATTTP, encoded by the exons AtgaccaccacacctacaaccacttcggagaccacaacCGAGCCCCCAACCAGCACCACACTTACGACCACTTCGGAAACCACTACCGAGCCCCCAACCAGCACCATacttacaaccacttcggagaccacaaGCGAGCCGCCAACTACCACCACACCTACATCCACTTCGGAGAGCACTACCGAgcccacaaccaccaccacacctacgACCACTTCGGAAACCACTACTGAGCCCACAACCACCACcccacctacaaccacttcagagaccactaccgagcccccAACCACCATCACACCTACGACCACTTCGGAGACAACAACCGAGCCCACAACCActaccacacctacaaccatgTCGGAGACCACAACCGAGCCGCCAACCACCACAACACTTACAACAACGTCGGAGACCACTACAGAGCCACCAACCACCatcacacctacaaccactttggaaaccactaccgagcccacaaccaccacaacacttacaaccacttcggagaccactaccgagccacCAACCACCATCACACCTTCAACCACTTTGGAAACCACTACCGAGCCACCAACCACCATCACACCTTCAACCACTTTGGAAAACACTACCAAGCCCCCAACCActaccacacctacaaccacttcggagagcACAACCGAGCCAACagccaccaccacacctacaaccacttcggagaccacaaccgagcccacaaccaccaccacacctacaaccacttcagagaccactactgagcccCCAACGACCATTACATCCACTTTGGAGACCACTATTGAGCCCGAAAtgaccaccacacctacaaccatgTCGGAGACCACAACCGAGCCGCCAACCACCACAACACTTACAAcaacttcggagaccactacagAGCCACCAACCACCatcacacctacaaccacttcggagaccacaaccgagcccccaaccaccaccccACCTACGACCACTTCGGAAACCACAACCGAGCCCACAACCACCATCACACCTACGACCACTTTGGAAACCACAAGCGAGCCGCCAACTACCACCACACCTACATCCACTTCGGAGAGCACTACCGAGCcaacaaccaccaccacacctacaaccacttcggagaccacaacCGAGCCCCCAACCAGCACCACACTTACGACCACTTTGGAAAGCACTACCGAGCCCCCAACCACTGCCACACCTACGACCACTTCGGAAACCACTACCGAGCCTACAACCACCACcccacctacaaccacttcggagaccacaaGCGAGCCGCCAACTACCACCACACCTACATCCACTTCGGAGAGCACTACCGAGCCAACAACCACCACcccacctacaaccacttcggagaccacaaccgagcccccaaccaccaccccACCTACGACCACTTCGGAAACCACTACTGAGCCCATAACCACCACCACacttacaaccacttcggagacaaCAACCGAGCCGCCAACCACCatcacacctacaaccacttcggagaccacaacCGAGCCCACAACCACCATCACACCTACGACCACTTTGGAAaccactaccgagcccacaaccaccacaacactgacaaccacttcggagaccactaccgagccacCAACCACCATCACACCTTCAACCACTTCGGAAACCACTACCGAGCCCCCAACCAGCACCATacttacaaccacttcggagaccacaaGCGAGCCGCCAACTACCACCACACCTACATCCACTTCGGAGAGCACTACCGAgcccacaaccaccaccacacctacgACCACTTCGGAAACCACTACTGAGCCCACAACCACCACacttacaaccacttcggagacaaCAACCGAGCCGCCAACCACCatcacacctacaaccacttcggagaccacaaccgagcccacaaccactaccacacctacaaccatgtcggagaccactaccgagccgcCAACCACCACAACACTTACAACAACGTCGGAGACCACTATCGAGCCACCAACCACCATCACACCTTCAACCACTTTGGAAACCACTACCAAGCCCCCAACCACTACCACACCTACGACCACTTCGGAAACCACTACCGAGCCTACAACCACCACCCCACcgacaaccacttcggagaccacaaGCGAGCCGCCAActaccaccacacctacaaccacttcagagaccactactgagcccCCAACGACCATTACATCCACTTTGGAGACCACTATTGAGCCCGAAAtgaccaccacacctacaaccatgTCGGAGACCACAACCGAGCCGCCAACCACCACAACACTTACAAcaacttcggagaccactacagAGCCACCAACCACCatcacacctacaaccactttggaaaccactaccgagcccacaaccaccaccccacctacaaccacttcggagaccacaaGCGAGCCGCCAACTACCACCACACCTACATCCACTTCGGAGAGCACAACCGAgcccacaaccaccaccacacctacgACCACTTCAGAGACCACAAGTGAGCCACTagccaccaccacacctacaaccacttcggagagcACTACCGAGCCAACAACCACCACAACACtgacaaccacttcggagaccactaccgagccacCAACCACCATCACACCTTCAACCACTTCGGAAGCCACTACCaa CGAGCCGCCAACTACCACCACACCTACATCCACTTCGGAGAGCACAACCGAgcccacaaccaccaccacacctacgACCACTTCAGAGACCACAA ctacaaccacttcagagaccactaccgagcccccaaccaccaccacacttacaaccacttcggagacaaCAACCGAGCCGCCAACCACCatcacacctacaaccacttcggagaccacaaccgagcccacaaccactaccacacctacaaccatgTCGGAGACCACAACCGAGCCGCCAACCACCACAACACTTACAAcaacttcggagaccactacagAGCCACCAACCACCatcacacctacaaccactttggaaaccactaccgagcccacaaccaccacaacacttacaaccacttcggagaccactaccgagccgcCAACCACCATCACACCTTCAACCACTTTGGAAACCACTACCGAGCCCCCAACCACTACCACACCTACGACCACTTCGGAAACCACTACCGAGCCTACAACCACCACcccacctacaaccacttcagaGACCACAAGTGAGCCACCagccaccaccacacctacaaccacttcggagagcACTACCGAGCCAACAACCACCACAACACTTACAAcaacttcggagaccactacagAGCCACCAACCACCatcacacctacaaccactttggaaaccactaccgagcccacaaccaccaccaccccacctacaaccacttcggagaccacaaGCGAGCCGCCAACTACCACCACACCTACATCCACTTCGGAGAGCACAACCGAgcccacaaccaccaccacacctacaaccacttcagaGACCACAAGTGAGCCACTagccaccaccacacctacaaccacttcggagagcACTTCCGAGCCAACAACCACCACAACACtgacaaccacttcggagaccactaccgagccacCAACCACCATCACACCTTCAACCACTTCGGAAGCCACTACCgagcccccaaccaccaccacacttacaaccacttcggaaaccactactgagcccacaaccaccaccccacctacaaccacttcggagaccactaccgagcccccaaccaccaccacacttacaaccacttcggagacaaCAACCGAGCCGCCAACCACCatcacacctacaaccacttcggagaccacaaccgagcccacaaccactaccacacctacaaccatgTCGGAGACCACAACCGAGCCGCCAACCACCACAACACTTACAAcaacttcggagaccactacagAGCCACCAACCACCatcacacctacaaccactttggaaaccactaccgagcccacaaccaccacaacacttacaaccacttcggagaccactaccgagccgcCAACCACCATCACACCTTCAACCACTTTGGAAACCACTACCGAGCCCCCAACCACTACCACACCTACGACCACTTCGGAAACCACTACCGAGCCTACAACCACCACcccacctacaaccacttcagaGACCACAAGTGAGCCACCagccaccaccacacctacaaccacttcggagagcACTACCGAGCCAACAACCACCACAACACTTACAAcaacttcggagaccactacagAGCCACCAACCACCatcacacctacaaccactttggaaaccactaccgagcccacaaccaccaccaccacacttacaaccacttcggagacaaCAACCGAGCCGCCAACCACCACAACACTTACAAcaacttcggagaccactaccgagccacCCACTACCACCACACCTACATCCACTTCGGAGAGCACAACCGAgcccacaaccaccaccacacctacaaccacttcagaGACCACAAGTGAGCCACTagccaccaccacacctacaaccacttcggagagcACTACCGAGCcaacaaccaccaccacacctacatccacttcggagaccacaacCGAGCCAACAACCACCACAACACtgacaaccacttcggagaccactaccgagccacCAACCACCATCACACCTTCAACCACTTCGGAAGCCACTACCgagcccccaaccaccaccacacttacaaccacttcggaaaccactaccgagcccccaaccaccaccacacttacaaccacttcggagacaaCAACCGAGCCGCCAACCACCatcacacctacaaccacttcagaGACCACAACCGAGCCCACAACCActaccacacctacaaccatgTCGGAAaccactaccgagcccacaaccaccaccccacttacaaccacttcggagaccactaccgagccacCAACCACCATCACACCTTCAACCACTTCGGAAACCACTACCGAGCCCCCAACCACTACCACACCTACGACCACTTCGGAAACCACAAGCGAGCCGCCAACTACCACCACACCTACatccacttcggagaccacaaGCGAGCCGCCAACGACCACCACACCTACATCCACTTTGGAGAGCACAACCGAgcccacaaccaccaccacacctacaaccacttcagaGACCACAAGTGAGCCACTagccaccaccacacctacaaccacttcggagagcACTACCGAGCcaacaaccaccaccacacctacatccacttcggagaccacaacCGAGCCCCCAACCAGCACCATacttacaaccacttcggagaccactaccgagcccccaaccaccaccacacctacaaccacttcggagaccactaccgagcccccaaccaccaccccacctacaaccacttcagaGACCACAAGTGAGCCACcacccaccaccacacctacaaccacttcggagagcACTACCGAGCcaacaaccaccaccacacctacatccacttcggagaccacaacCGAGCCCCCAACCAGCACCATACTTACAACCACTTTGGAAACCACAACCgagcccccaaccaccaccacacttacaaccacttcggagacaaCAACCGAGCCGCCAACCACCACAACACTTACAAcaacttcggagaccactaccgagccacCCACTACCatcacacctacaaccactttggaaaccactaccgagcccccaaccaccacaacaCTTACAACCACTTcagagaccactaccgagcccccAACCTCTACcccacctacaaccacttcagaGACAACAAGTGAGCCACCagccaccaccacacct